The following DNA comes from Epinephelus lanceolatus isolate andai-2023 chromosome 1, ASM4190304v1, whole genome shotgun sequence.
TGTCACTATCATGAGAGCTGTACCACTGTCATCATACATCATCATACATCAACAAGAAAGCGGAAGCATACTTCCTCAAATGCTGAACTATTCCTTTGTCTACAAGTTGAGTATTGTGTATCATAGTGCTGCTGTCTGCTAGAATAAAATGTTTCACCCACCATCCCATTTGGTTGATTTTGATTATTGTCAGAACAGTCTGATAATCAACTTGCAAAGTGTTTAAAGTGCCTCCACCTTGTAATGCTGTTTCATCTCCTTCTTTTCAGCGCCTCTCCATGACTTCCACTACATCTATGCATGCTTTGAATCAGGGGAAGTGCGGGTGGATGCCCTTGTTGACGGGGACGTGGCCGCGTATGCTGATTTCAGCAAGGATGAAATGGTGATTGCGGTACCTCACGTGCCACAGTCTGCAGAAGAGATAACGAAAACGGCTTACGAATTTGCTAAAGCTAGCATTGTTCACTGTCACAGCATTTTAGGTAGAGCACTAAAAGCAGATCCGGGTGCTATTCTACGGCAAGGTGATGAGCTTATTcaactttattaaaataaaattagaatttttaatcattatatataaaataatgataatgataataaatataaaatcacACCCTCAATGTCAGTTCTTTCCATTCTTTTCTTATTGACCAGATGCTCCAGATATCTCCATCTACACCCGGTATGAGGAAGAGGACGGTGTGCTGAACACTCTCTTCTGTTTCGCCAATCACTTCTACCCCCCCACCATCAACTTCACATGGACAAAGAACGGGGTGGAGATCACCGAGGGAGTGCTGGACCTGCGTTACCTCCACAACAGTGACGGCACATTCCACAGAATTTCAACATTGATTTTTACCCCTCAGGAGGGAGACGTTTACTCCTGTTTGGTGGAGCATCAAACCTTACATCAGCCTCTCAGCAAGAGCTGGGGTAAGACAAAGAGCTGTGGTGTCTGTCGTTCAAATCACTGTTGtaattattcttattattcatTTTAGAGTCATTTTTCTTAGGACTGTCTAAGACactagttcccaactggtcaagCCACGAGGTCCAGTTTTCTCCTTAAGCTGGGTTTATACTcatgcgtcagctctatgcagagcctacgctatAGCCTATGCCGTTGTGCcgctgtgtcactctgcagttatacCTCCAAAATACTAGTTGGCAGTGGGGTttgtgtgaagtgctgtaaagtttagttgactcaaaacacacatgacacatgacttgatagcaacaatttcaaacacaagtacacaaatcagcttcactataactcgcagcattcacagacaaacacttgtctttatctggacacattttcctcacaaatacaacatgctaatgtttttagcataaacctatggcattttacattgtcacagcaacatttaactaaggtaacattacaaaatttgtctccattacaactcatgAGGTTCACCGGCAAAACatctgtcttatactaaacatgttttccaagcaaatgtaacatgctaacgttattagcacaagcttatggcattttacattgtataaattagcctaacaacgtgcagagatttcctctgctcatatgaagccaggataaattctgaagtataaatccacaaaggataaattacacacaagactaTTACAAGACAAGTAAAGtactatttttgtggaggctttattgtcttcacaatttattgtttcttatctgtgaaattaaagaaaataaaagcttcctttccactgagggaaatggtttcagcttacaaaaatagacaggaggtctgcgccgctgcaacatgtagttacatttctggggaggtgcatgtcaggccatGGTGAAGGGTACAGCGTATGGCTctacgcagaagtataaattctgccTTAGTtgttagttcaaggtccacactgtttaacacattcagtgtcatacttgcgtttggccatgtcatcaagctagtttgctgtctctgtcaagtagctgtctgttagtcagtcactctacagcaggaaacagcgcTTAAAAAATGCAGCTCTGTCTCGgaaatgttttttacaaactagacacgtttgcaagtcacttgcagtccattcagaatggacccaccagttgggaaccattggTCTAAGAGATCTCATGGTTACTCATCTCAGACAAAGTTCTTTTCTgttctggggtctcatttataaaacagtgcataAGATCCATGCTAAAAATGTATgcacaaacaaaagccaaaaatggcgtggccaaaaaatattcaaccatttctacaatcaggcctCCAACTCACCATCTACGTTGCCAATTTctcgtctccaaaatgttcataagcatgagtcaaagtttctcccatcaagtctgtttttatagatcacaacttttgtgtgggaagtggcgtacgcctctttcaggtcttgttttgtgcatacgcaatgtttataaatgaaacttcagcaaaataaaaaccattCCTTCACTCCCCTCATACATTTAACAGAAGGATGTGATTGTTTCTGTGTCATCCACAGAGCTGGAGAAGAGTCAGAGCAGTTTGAGCCCTGCAGCTTTATTCTTCATAGCGAGCCTCGTTTTGTGTCTGATTGGAATCGCGACTGGAATCTTCTTTTTTAACAAGGACCGAAAGTAGTGCCTTTACATACTACTGAGAGAGGCTCAGCCAGCATGAAGCTAAGCACTCACATGTTTGTTGGCATATTCAAACACAGATGCCGATGTTTAAGAgtttttcactgtttatttaacccCAAACATTCAGAGTTTCTACACCTGAATAATgttatttatattgtttgttgtttaataAAGAGTTAAATCATTGTTGGATGATGTGCTTGAGTTGTTACATGACATACGTATGTacaactatatatatatttaaccaCATATGAGTGACAGGGAACAATAGGTATCAATAAATGGATGTGCTTCAAAAACTGTTCATATAACATGTGGCGTACCACAAGGATCTATTTTGGGACctttattatttcttatttacaTTAATGATTTATTCAGTGGTCTGTAAATTTTCTTGTCCTATCTTGTTTGCTAATGATACCAACACAATGTTATCACATACTTACACACTGtaataaataacacaaatgaGGGAATGGTGAGTTTCAAAACAGTTTCAACTCAGTAAGCTctcattaaatgttaaaaaaaaatcaggaggTATGATAGGAGGTATAAAACCTCGAACAAAGTCATCAGTGCAGTAATTAAGAGGGCCAGATTAATATACGAGTGGGCCCCAGGGCATAAAAAAGCTTTTGACCCCTGTTGACACaagataaatgattaaaatttaaatttctttcagttttgttgttaaacttttttaaaactttattgaaCAGGTATCATCAAGGAACAAAGCCAGCTGttctgtgacagaaaaaaaaaaaatctctgcgCATGGCTCTGTTCATAAATGTTAAGTCCAAACTTCAAGTAACAGATATAGCGTGATATGACGTTGACAGTTATTGCACCATGTAtataaaaaaatgcaactgtaaGGAGAttctcccctttattttagtaACTTTCAAAGGAAAGACTTTCAAGTCTCAGAGtaataaaatattcattcaACCAAAAATAAGCCCTCCATTTTGATTGCTTCGGCAATCATTCTGACTGATGAAAACATACAATCTGCAATACCatgaaactgcatttttttctgagacggttatcGTACCATGAAAATCTAATATCATTGTAACCCTAGTAACATCAGTGTCCTTTTTGGTAAAAGAAATTTGCAGGATTTATACCAGTGAATGTTCCTAAAAGACACATATTTCACCTTAGTTGCAATCAAGTATTTAGATAATAAAATGCAGTCTTTCATCCAGCTGAAACAAGATTAATTTTTTTGCGAGAAAACATTGCTGTTATTGAGCTTCTTTGCAGAGAAACAGATGTCaccaatataaaataaaaataataatttgttatCATAACCCATAAAATGTTTCTGTTATCCCAAAACATTTGCTTATTAGACACATTTAAGGTGAGTTTTTCCCAGTAGCTAATATTACTAAGTAAAATTTAAATTCATGCCAGTAACCTGCTTCAAATTGAGGTCAATTTTAAAATGGCCTCTGCTATTTATTCTTAAAATCTCTCTAAAAagcataaaacatattttaaactgGTGGTCAGTCTCTGCCTGAAATACTCTTGTTTCACCACCAGGTGTCACTAAAGCCATAAAAAAGTGTCATCTCTTATTTCCTCCGGCTGCAGTGTCGGTGCCTCCCTCATTATTGTCCCCGGTCCCACTTCCTGTCATTCTGTAGTTCCACAACACGCGTGTATCTGACGTTAGCTGGCAAAAACTTTGGTGACATGAGTGCTGATAATAGTGGTGGAAATGTTTCTGTGCCTTTACGAAATCTTCTGAACTCCATCCAGTGTGTTAGAGACCGGGTCAGAGGTAAATGTGACACATCAGATGTGACGCAGCACAAATAGTCAGCCGTTATGCCGAGCTAGAAGTTATGCTAGCAGATGTCAAGCTAAGTGTGCTAACCTTCGCTTTAACTGTCAAAAcggttatttatattttatgtggAGTTACACTGGGCACGATTTCTTAGCTGTGaattttaatatttacttttacAAATTAAGCTAGATAGAGTTACCCCCTGTCTGTTTGCTAAACTGACGAAATTGTCAGATTTTTATCTCAAGtctttggtcaaaataaatacTCAGGTTGTCGGTGTATTTGGTAACTTACATACAGCTACATCTAGTTATAGCAACAGTTCTTCGCTAATTAATTAACGTTAGCTACCTTATGTAATGGCGTTGATACTCAGTTTTTGTAAAGCTTGTGTCATAGACGTGTGGATGTACATCCATGGTCAATTTTTGGAGGCTGTAACGTTAGTTTTAAACAGTATTGCgagttgtttttgtctgtacaTATGGAAGAACTATTCAG
Coding sequences within:
- the LOC117257352 gene encoding H-2 class II histocompatibility antigen, A-Q alpha chain-like; amino-acid sequence: MTLSVILLIVFTGVTSATTPLHDFHYIYACFESGEVRVDALVDGDVAAYADFSKDEMVIAVPHVPQSAEEITKTAYEFAKASIVHCHSILGRALKADPGAILRQDAPDISIYTRYEEEDGVLNTLFCFANHFYPPTINFTWTKNGVEITEGVLDLRYLHNSDGTFHRISTLIFTPQEGDVYSCLVEHQTLHQPLSKSWELEKSQSSLSPAALFFIASLVLCLIGIATGIFFFNKDRK